In a genomic window of Gossypium arboreum isolate Shixiya-1 chromosome 9, ASM2569848v2, whole genome shotgun sequence:
- the LOC108459056 gene encoding scarecrow-like protein 8 has product MTSGFSGGGTEFYGRIAGGSVSNSGTMSNNQPTAPYGTHGIFMDPTSQIVNRAAPGFVGKRTRADFNNHGLNDLNPRPVKPRNYQHAYPISPLSPIDFSCNMLPDVTCNFSPSSSMSQRYGVPVLQQLRRQQRPLGISSGATIQAVNPGFSRAQYLNLVQARVVQAQDPEKKMMNQLQELEKQLLDDDNEEEGDAVSVITNSNSEWSETIQPLISSSSPNKQIATSPTSSTTSSSSSTSSVASPVSICSKQKIMEVASAISDGKTDVLNEILARLAQLANAKGNSEQRLTECMLLALKSRLNSVESSPPVTELFSKEHATATHLLYDLSPCFKLGFMAANQAILDATLDQPSCKKLHIIDFDIEQGGQYTTLLHALSERGRGNPAMVKITCIADNGGDERLKAVGFKLSLVAERFGVRLKFNVVPSLKLSDLSRESLGCELDEPLAVNLAFKLYRMPDESVSVENPRDELLRRVKRLAPCVVTIVEQEINTNTAPFASRVGEAVGYYGALFESIESTFGRENSERVKVEEGLLRKIANSVACEGRDRVERCEVFGKWRARMSMAGFELKPLSESVAESMRARLNCGNPGFTVKEENGGISFGWMGRTLTVASAWR; this is encoded by the coding sequence ATGACATCGGGGTTCTCCGGGGGTGGCACAGAGTTTTACGGTAGAATAGCAGGCGGATCCGTCTCTAACAGTGGCACCATGAGCAACAACCAACCCACTGCACCGTACGGGACACATGGAATCTTCATGGACCCAACGTCTCAAATCGTGAACAGGGCCGCACCCGGTTTCGTCGGGAAGCGAACACGAGCTGACTTCAATAACCACGGCCTCAATGATCTTAATCCCCGTCCAGTTAAGCCCAGAAATTACCAGCACGCTTATCCGATTTCTCCCTTATCGCCTATAGATTTCTCGTGCAACATGTTACCGGACGTTACATGTAATTTCTCGCCTTCTTCTTCCATGTCGCAGCGATACGGGGTGCCGGTTTTACAGCAGCTGAGGCGGCAGCAACGTCCTCTCGGTATCAGCTCCGGAGCCACAATCCAGGCTGTGAACCCTGGTTTCTCAAGGGCTCAGTACTTGAACTTGGTGCAAGCACGAGTGGTCCAGGCGCAAGACCCGGAAAAGAAGATGATGAATCAGCTTCAAGAGCTGGAGAAACAGCTACTAGACGACGACAACGAGGAGGAAGGAGATGCCGTTTCGGTGATTACCAATAGCAACAGCGAATGGTCAGAAACTATACAACCCTTGATCAGTTCGAGCAGCCCTAACAAGCAGATTGCCACATCGCCTACTTCTTCAACTACTTCATCCTCTTCGTCCACATCATCGGTGGCTTCTCCAGTTTCTATTTGTTCAAAGCAGAAAATAATGGAGGTTGCATCAGCTATTTCCGACGGTAAAACTGACGTCCTAAACGAGATCCTGGCCCGATTAGCTCAACTTGCTAATGCTAAAGGGAATTCAGAGCAGAGGTTGACGGAGTGCATGTTGTTGGCTCTAAAATCGCGGCTCAACTCCGTAGAAAGCTCGCCACCGGTGACTGAGTTGTTCAGCAAGGAACACGCTACAGCGACTCATTTGCTCTATGATCTGTCTCCTTGTTTTAAGCTCGGGTTCATGGCTGCTAATCAGGCTATCCTCGATGCCACTTTGGACCAACCAAGCTGTAAGAAGTTACATATTATAGATTTTGATATTGAGCAAGGAGGGCAGTATACAACTCTTCTCCACGCGCTCTCGGAGCGTGGGAGAGGGAACCCTGCCATGGTAAAGATCACTTGTATTGCTGATAATGGTGGGGATGAGAGGTTGAAGGCGGTTGGCTTTAAGCTGAGTCTAGTTGCTGAGCGGTTCGGAGTTCGTTTAAAATTTAATGTGGTACCGAGTCTTAAACTCAGCGATCTGAGTCGAGAGTCACTCGGCTGCGAACTCGACGAGCCTTTGGCTGTCAATCTCGCGTTCAAGCTTTATCGAATGCCGGACGAGAGCGTATCAGTGGAAAATCCGAGAGACGAGCTTCTCCGTCGCGTGAAAAGATTGGCGCCGTGCGTGGTAACGATAGTGGAACAAGAGATTAACACCAATACGGCGCCGTTTGCCTCAAGGGTGGGAGAAGCAGTTGGATATTACGGAGCTTTGTTTGAGTCGATTGAGTCGACCTTTGGGAGGGAGAACTCAGAACGAGTGAAGGTGGAGGAAGGTCTGTTGCGCAAAATTGCCAACTCTGTTGCGTGTGAAGGGAGGGACCGCGTTGAAAGATGCGAGGTTTTTGGGAAGTGGCGGGCCCGGATGAGCATGGCGGGGTTCGAGTTAAAGCCGCTGAGTGAAAGCGTTGCAGAGTCGATGCGTGCCAGACTCAATTGTGGTAACCCGGGATTCACCGTTAAAGAAGAAAACGGAGGGATTAGCTTTGGTTGGATGGGCCGAACTCTCACCGTCGCATCAGCCTGGCGTTAA